Genomic window (Mycoplasma sp. NEAQ87857):
TCTATTTGTTTTGGTAATGGTAAAGAGTATTTAGGATCATAATCTTGACCAACAAATAATTTTACTTTTTGGTTTAATAATCTACCAGGCATAATGATGTTTGCAAAAACATCTTTGTAATCAGGTTTATTTCTAATAGTTACATTAGCATCTTTATCAACTGATCTAGTGTAATTATTTTTTACAATCGAAGCTAATGGAATATCTTTTAAGTATTGAGTAACTTGTTGATAAGAAGCTACATCTTTAAAAGCACTATAAGTTAAAGCATCAGTTGCATTTCCTCTACCACTAATGCTGCTATATATAGGTAAAGTCCCAAAGAAAGCATCAGGATAGAATTTAATTTCACTTGATTCTTTATGTAAAGTAGAGTGATCTCCTAATGTAATTGAGTTACCATTTCTTGTTACCCCTGAAACTATTCTAAAGACATTTAAAGTAATAACATCAGGTCCTCAAGCAACATTGTTCATAAATCATTTAGAAAATTCAATAAATTGTTTTGGTCTAACAGCTAAAACATATTCATCAGCAAATATAAATGATCCATATTTAATATTTAAATTAAATGATTCTTTGTATCTTTTAAAGTATTCTTGGTAAAAATCATCGAAGTTATATTTTACTTTTGGCTCACTTATAAATCAAAATTCAGTTCCTTCTTGATTAGTTGAAGCAATAACTTTTGATTTTTGAGGATCATAAATTTCTAATTCAGGTACTAATTGCCCCAAATGTTCAATGATTGATACATTATGTGGTGTATCTTTTTTATCTTTTAAAAGATTTTGTAAAAATTCTAAGAAATTCAATTTAGTTTTATTATTAACTAAATAAAATGATTGGTAATTTAAATCTGTCTGCCCTACTAAGTTATTATTGTGGTAAATATCAACTTTGTCATTGTTTACTCTGTAATCTAAACTAGCAAAATCTTGATTGTATTTGGTTAAATAGTTGGTTTGAAATTCTTTTAATGTATAAGTTTTACTTTTATCATCTAAATAATAAAATTTTGAACCATCGTTTGAACTTTTTGCAACTACGTTTCCTTGATTATCTTTAACATCTAAAGTTGAAGTAGTTTTACCTGATCTAAATTTTGAAAAATCATTTATTAATAATTTTGAATCAATTGGTGATTTTGAACCTAAAACTTCATCTGAATTAGCTGAATAACCAAACATTGAACCAATAACTACTCCTGTTCCTGCGGTTAATATACCAAGTGAAATAAGTAATTTACTAGTTAAAGAAAGTGGTTTTTTTCTTTTCATTGATATCCTTTCTTGTTATTGACCATTAGTTGAACCAAAGGTTCTTAAGATGTTACTAATTGGGTCATTGGTTGCAGTGAATTGTGCTAGCTCTTTTAAGACATTGAAACTAGCTATTTCAGTTGCATAAATTTTTGCCAAGATTAATGGACTAAGTACAACATCTTTTTTATCATAATGTGTATTGATGTATTTAGCATATCCTGTTTTTTCAAAAATATATTTTGTTTTATCGTTTAAGAAATTGTAATATTCAGTTCTAACTTGAGCTAACTCATCTTTTAATTGGTCGATATTATTAGCATTATTTTCTATTGCTGTTAATAAAGCTTGGTTTGCTAAGTAGTATCTTCTTTCAATTTCTAATAATTTAGCTTTAACTTTATCAGCTGAATATTCATTATCATCTGATTGTTGTGAAATATCATTAATATCGATATTAGTAATATTAATATATGGTTTATTTTGATTATCTTCATGACCAAATGATCATAAATCTGAATATTGATTAAATATGTTAATTAATTCTTTATCAAGTTCTTTTTTAGGATCAAGTTTTAATTTATTTAATGTTGAACCATTAATTAAGTTCCATTGTCTAATAAAAGCATATAACTCTTGAGCAGGAACTACATAACTACGTTCGTCAAATGAATTTGCTTGAGCAGTTTGAATTTGCTCTTCAAGGCTTTGAACTTTTTCTTTTGCACTATTTAATTCTGAATCAATAGTTTCTTTTCTTGAAGTGCTAAATGATTCATACTTATATTTTAAATCTTGTAAATCACTTAAACTAGGAGTTGCTTCTGCTGTTGCATAAGTATTAACATTATTAATAAATGATTCATAATTATCTTCATAATCTCACATAATAGCATCTACTGAAGCACCTTCGGTTTGGAATTTTGCTTTTAATTCTTGTAATTTTGGATTTAAAGTTTTGATAAACGTTCATAATACTTCAGCATTATCAGTTTCTGTTGGTCAAGGAGTATTCAATACTTGAGCAACATTGTTTGTATAAAAATCACTAATAGCTTGTTTTTCTTCTAAATCAGTTTTAGCAAAATTTAATCTTTTTACTAATTTTTTATCACTAACTTTAAATTTCATTATTGCTTCTAATGCATCACTTTTAGGATCTACTCCTATAGTGGTTCAATATGAATATAATTTAAGCATTTGTTTAATATATTCATTAGCTAACTTAGTAGCAACATATTTATCAAATGCTTGATTGAAATTATCACTAGGCATATTATTAGCTTTAAAATAAGCTTTTCTAAGATCTGCTTTTAAATCCATATATGGATGGAAATCACTGTCAAAATCTTCTTCATTTGCTTTTGGATTAACTTTAGAAACTATTAAGTTTCAACTTTCAGTTTTTAATTCTTCTGTTTTAGCAGCATATTCTGCTTTTTTAGCATCTAAATCTTGATTTGAAACTAATCATGAAGAGATTTTATCTTCAATTTCATCAAATTGACCTAAAGTATCATAATAATTAACTGATCTATCACTATATTCAAAATAAACTAAGAATTTAATTTCACTCTCAATAACTTCATATAATGTTCTATAAGGTAAAGAATAAATATAATTTGAGCCATTTACAAAAATCATTTCTCTTATTAAAGCTAAAATTGATTTAGCTTTAGTTTTTAATTTATCAACTTTAGCTGAAGGTAAAATTTTATTATTTAATGATTCAGGAAATAGTGATCTAGTGTATGGTTGATTATTAGCATCATTTGGTAATCTTAAGCTTGGTAAATATTGATCACTTGTTATGTCTCTAAAAACATATTTACTCATATTTTGATCTAAACTAATAAAAGCACCAATTTGATCAACTAAATTAGCTTGTTGATCATCTACTAGTGGTTGAAACTTAGTAATTAAATCATCAAAAGTTTTAGTAATACCATCTTTAACTTGTGCTCCTGTTAATGAATTGATTAATCCATCATAAACACTAGCATTATTTGATTTAACTAAATCATTAACTTTTTTAAGCTCATCTAATCTTCATTTTAATAATTCATTGACATATTTACTATAAACTGCATCAGCTAAAATAATTTGATCAGATGAACCATTACCAAACAACTCTAAATATTGAGGATTTTTAGATTGTGCATAAATTTGCTCATATAATTTAGTTAATTTCAATAATCATTGGTGTAAATTCTTTGGAGTTACATCGTCTGTTAAAGTTTCAGCAGCTTCTAAAGCAAATGCACTATATTTTAAATTTAAATCATTGCTTATTTTAATTAAATTAGCATTGTTTGGATTTGCTGTTAATGATTTAGCTAAATGTTTATTAATTTGAGAATAAAATGTATTGATGTAATTAAATGCTTCATAATAAGCTTGTTTAATACTTAGGTTTCTCTTGAAATTTCTTAATTGATAAGCATTAATTTGTGTTTGTAATGATTGAATTTTTCTATCAAGCATTTCTTTTTCTTCAACAGATAAATTAGCTTTTGCTTTTAATTCAGTTTCTACTGCTTCTTTTTCTTTTTCTAATGAAGCAATTTTATTGTTTAAATCATTAATATCATTATTTAATTTAGCTTTTTCTTTTTCAAATAAATCATTTAATGCTTGTCTAGATTTATTAATTTCATCTAATGTAGTACCATTTACTAACATTGAACCTAAATTATTAACTAGTTCATTACTTAATTGATATTGTTTTTGAATATCTTGTTCATTTGAAATTTCACTTAATTTAATTAATAAATTTCTAACTGAATTAGAATTTGAAGCACCATTGGTTTGAAGCAATCTAAGTGTTTCATTAATTTTTTGCTTATTCATATTGATTTTAGCTAATAGCTCATTATCTTTTTCTTTGTCTTTTGGTTTTAATTCTTGATTAACACAAGCAACAACTAAAGGTGTAGATAATATTGGAGCAACCAACAATCATGACTTTAAACCTTTATTTTTCATAAAATCTCCTATTGTTTAAATTCGCATAAAAAAAGTATGCAAAATATTTCCGGGTAAAGCGGAATATTTTGCATACTTTAAAATAGTAAAATTATAAATTATTTAACCATTCCAGCAACTTCTGAAGCAAAATCTGATTGAACTTTTTCAATTCCTTCTCCTACTTCATATCTTACTGAAGCTACTAATTCACTATTATTGTTTGCTAAATATTTAGCTACTGATAATGAATCTTCCATAACAAATGGTTGTTTTTCTAAAACAAATTCTGATAATTGTTTATCTAATCAACCTGAAACGATCATTGACTGAATTTTTTCTGGTTTTTGATCAAAATTTGCAGGTTTTTCAAAATTTTGTTGAATTTCTGTTAATCTTTCTGATGGTATTTCACTAACTAATGTATACTCAGGGTTCATTGCTGAAACGTGCATTGCTACATTTCTAGCTGCATCAGCGTTGTTTCCTTTAACAGTAACAACTGCTGTAACACGTCCGTTGGCATGAACATAAATTCCTAATACTTCACCTTCGTTAGCTTTAACTACTTGAATACGACGTAATGAGATTTTTTCTCCAATAACAGCAGTTGCATTAACTAATGCTTGTTCAACTGTTTCTCCGTCTGATAATTTTAAAGTTAAAGCTTCTTCAACCGTGCTAACCTTGCCATTAAAAATAACTTGAGCAATTTCGTCCATAAGTTTAATAAACTTGTCATTTTTAGCAACAAAGTCTGTTTCTGAATTAATTTCGATTAAAACTGCTTCTTTTTCATTTCCATAAGCAGTAACTGCACCTTCTGCAGCAATCCGTCCTGCTTTTTTAGCAGCTTTTACGATTCCGTTTTCTTTTAATCATTTAATAGCAGCTTCGATTTCGTATTCGGTAGCTTCTAAAGCTTTTTTACAATCTACTAAAGCTGAATTAGTTCTTTGTCTTAATTCTTTGATTTTTTCCATTTTGTTGTCAGCCATAATGTCCTCCTAAGTATTTTAATTGTTTTAAGTTATGTTAAATTTAAATAAATTTTAACATATTAAGTTAATTATTATTGTTGATTTTCTGATTTTTTACTAAAATCTGGTAATACAACTTTTTCATCGTCTTGGTAAGCAAATAATTGTTGTCCACCTTGTGCTTTAACAATAGCATCAGCTAAAACAGTCATAATTAATGTGATTGATTTTGCTGAATCATCGTTTGCAGGAATTCCTAAATCTAAAAGATCTGGATTTGAGTTTGTGTCTAAGATACCAATAACTTTGATTTTCTTTCTTCTTGCTTCTTTAACAGCAATTTCGTCTTCATTAGGATCGGCAACAATCATAATTTGTGGAAGACGTTTCATATTTCTAATTCCATCAAGGTTTTTGTGTAATTTATCTAATTCTTTTTGAAAGTTTAATGCTTCTTTTTTGGTGTATCCTTTAAATCCATTAGCAGCTTTAGCTTCTAATTCTTCCATTTTCTTAACACGAGACATAATTGTTTCGTTATTTGTTAATGTTCCACCTAATCATCTTTCAGTTACGTATAATGATTTTGTTCTTTCTGCAGCAGCTTTAACAGCATCACGAGCTTGTTTTTTTGTACCTACAAAAATGAATTGAGCATTTTTTGATGCTAATTGATTTACTAATGAGTAAGCAAATTCTAAGTATTTTTGAGTTTTGGTAATATCAATAATGTGTGATCCTTTGTTTCTACGGTTAGGAACAATGTAATCTTTCATTTTAGGGTTTCAGGCATGAGTTTTGTGTCCAAAGTATGCTCCTGCTTCTAATAATTTTGATTTTGAAATAATAGGTTGTTTTTGTTCAACTTTTTTTGTATCTGTCATAATTTTTGATTTCCTTCTATTTTAGTTTGTTTTTCAAATTAAATACTTCCAACACCTAGCACTATTTATAAATAGCACACCCAAGTGAATCCATATTTAATGCTTATTATTAAATGTGAATAATAAACTGAGTTATAAATCTCTTTTATATTTTACTAAAAAAGTTATTTTTTAAAAGCGTTATTTAAAGAAAAAATCAGTATCAAAAAACACAGTTTTAATTTATAAAAACTGTGTTTTTTAGATCAATGGTAAGCTTAAATGATAAATCATTCTACTTACTCAAGTTCCATTTTTGGTATATAATGGACTATTTTTAAGTAGATAACAATGTTTATTGTATGAATTAATGATGGTTTTTAAATCACTAACTGCTTGACCTTTAAAAATATCAATTGTTTCATATTGAGAAAACATACTTCTACTATCTCAATTACTTGTTCCTGCTCAAGCAATTTCATCATCAATAATTCCGCATTTAGAATGCATAAAATTCTCATTATAAATATAAACTTCTAATCCAAATTGCATTAATTGTTTAATCTGGTATAAGCTAATTTTATAAACAAATTTTTTATCTGGTAATCCTGGAAAGTATAATTTAACTTTTATCCCTTTTTTTAAAGCTAAAATCATTGCTTTAGATAAAGCAGAAGAAAGAGAAAAATAAGGTGAGCAAATAATAATTTCTTTTTTAGCATTCATCAACATTTGAATTCAATTATATTCAGCAGTAGAATAATTATACGATGGAGAATCAATAGATAAAATCGCTTGATTATCCATTAAAGATAAATCGTAATTATAATTAAAATATAAGTTTGGTTCAATATCTATATTTTTTTTCGTAATAACTTTTCAAAATTTAATAAAAGCTAAATTATAGTAATTTACATATGGACCTGTAATCATATAGTTTAAATCAATTCAATGACCATATTTTTTAGATAATGAAGCATATTCATCTGATATATTATTTCCACCAGAGAATACTAATTTAGAATCAATAATAATATATTTTTGGTGATTTCTAGTAAATGAAGTTGCATTAATAAAAGGGTAATAAATTTTACCAATTCGATAAACTTCTACACCCAGCTTTTTTAATTTATTTAATTCTCTTTTTTGACTAAAAGTAGCACCAAAATCATCTACCAATCATTTAATATCAATACCTTCTTCTTTTTTTTGTTTAATTAAATGGATAAACTCTTTAGATATTTCGCTTTTTTTAATAATGTAAGTAACTATAAAAATACTTTTTTTAGCATTTTTAATGTGTTTAAACACTTCATCATATAAATGATATCCTTGGTCATAAAACTTAATTAAACAAGGTAAAGCTTTATTATTGTTCAATGATTCATATTGTTGTAATTGACTATCATTACTTGTTAGATTAGGAATTAATCCTTGATCAATATAAGTTTGAATATTATATTTAGGATCATTATCTAATTTTAATTCATATTTATTAATAAAAACTAAACCAAAAGCAACAAAAACCACATTACCAATTATTGGAAAAAGTATGATGAAATAGATTCAACTAAACTTAGCGATTTTATTTCTCTTTTGCACATAAATAATAAAAAGAAAAATCATATTTAACACATAATAAATTATCAATAATGCTCAAATATACTCATAACTGAAATTACTAATTAGTAAAATCATTGAAACTAATGAAACTATTAAAATAATGATTTGAACGGTTAATAAGATAAATTTTTTAAGTGAAAAAACCTTTTTATTCATACTAATAATTTTATTAAAAATTTAATAACAAATAAAAGAAAAGAATTAGATATTATTTATCTAATTCTTCAATTCTTTGAATGTGTCTTCCACCCTCAAAATCAGTTTTAATGTATTCATCAATAATTTTTTTAGCTTCATCAAAAGAAATTTGTCTTCCTCCAAAAACTAAAACATTAGCATTATTATGTTGTTTAGCTAAATGAGCATCTTCTACTGAGACTACTCTTGCTGCTCTAATTCCTTTATGTCTATTTAGCGCATAAGAAATTCCTAATCCTGTACCACATACACCAATACCAAAATCTGGATGTCTAGTTGTAATGTAATTAGCTAAATCATTACCTTGAGTTGCATAGCTAATTGATTCTTTATCTGTACTTGGCCCAAGATCTACAGTATCATATCCTAAAGAACGCACATATTCTTGTAATTCATTTTTTAATTGATATCCAGCATGATCACTTGCTAGAGCTATTACTTTCTTCATAGTTTCTCCTTGAATACAAATTGTGTTGTCTTTATATTATATAACTAGTTGGAGAATAAAAAAATTATTGGTTGTATGTGTAAGCATTTTTTTCATTAACCAATTCTTGATATTGGTTATTTTTTTGAATTATTTTTTGTTGAATTATTTTTTTAATGTCATTAATTATTAAATTAGATTCATTTTTTGCATATTTATTAATCAACTTGCAAACACGTTTGTAAGCATTTAATTCTATTTCAATTTTATTGTTTAATTCTTCTTTATCTTGCAATTGAATTAATTCATGATAACAATAATCACTACAAATTTGACATTTAGTATTTTTGGGTTTTATTTTACTTCAGTTGATTAAAAATTTATTATTGTTTAATTTAATTAAATCTTTTTGGGTAATTTTTTTATTTTTTTCACAAGGAAAAATAATATTTAAAACAATAGTTCAATGACTTATATTTAAAAATTGTTCAGTAGTTAAATTTTTAAATAAAGCAAATTTATCAAATAATAAAACTTGTGATTTATATTTATTAATTGATGAAAGAACAGAATTAATCTGACTATTTTTCTTAGCAAAATAATTTAATACAATATTTAATTTCTCTGGATCTTTCATCATTAAACCCATTTTTATCACATCACTACTATTGTATTGACCTAAATAATTTGAATATTTAATATAATCATTTCTAGAAACTCAATCATATCCATTGACATAAGCATACATTAATGAACCTATGTAACTAGCTATAAAACCTGTTTTGTGTTGATTTTTTTGGATAGTTTGATTTTGTTTATTAGCTTTAATAAATTTATCAAAATAATTTTTAACATTAGTAAATGATTTACTAACGTTGTCTAAATTAATAGAAAAATCAGTTAATGAATAACTTGGTAAATTTACTAATTTATTAGTAAATTTATTTTCCAAAGAAGCTCCTCAACCACAAAAAATAAAATTATTACTAGTTATTTTTCCTTTAAAACCCGTTAATCTAACTAAAGCGTTTTTAAAAATTGCTCTTGATTCAGATCAAAACGATTTTCGTTTAATATTTTGTAAATTAAAGAAAATCGTTTGAGTTTTAAAATTATGCTCTAGATTAAATCAACCTATAGTAACACAAATAGGCATATCTTTATCTAATCAATCTTTAGGTTTTTTACGATTTTTAACCTTTCAATTGTTAATTGCTTCAAAATCTAAGAATATCACATAGGTTTTAGATTTAGCAAAATTAATGTTGTTTAACACTTTAGGATTAATTAAGTTAGAATTCATAATTTAATTTTACTAAAAGAAATTGTTTTATAGTCCAATATAAAACAAAATAAAAATATGGTATTAAACCATATTTTTATTTTTTAATGAAAGAACGTATTTTTTTAAGTTTTTGCATTTTAAGCCGTTTTATTTCAAAAGTAAAATATTGCAATTGGTTAATAACAATGTCAAAAACTTCATAAATGGGTTTTGATAAATCTAAACCATTTAAAGAACTTAAAAAATCAATTGTTGATCTTATTTTTTTAATTTTGTTATCTATAAAACTCGATTCGTTATTAGATGATGAATTACTTGTTAAATGATTTATTCATTTATTAGCAAATTCAATATATTCATAACAACTACTTCCATAGTGTTGAATCGCAACATCTCTTAAAATATTTAATTTGGTTAATAGATCTTTTTTTAACAGAGCAATATCTTTAATTTGGTTGTTAATTTCTAAAATGAAGGGTTTATATTTTTCAAGTTGTTGTTTATTTTTTAAATAGTATCAAATACGTTTGATACGGTTTATTGAGTAATTATGTACATCATTTTCAATAGAGTTAATATTTATATTTGAATATTCAATTTCTTTAAGTTCTATTTCGTTAGTATGACAAAATAAGTATAAACCAGCTAATGAATCCCATAAATAATCAATATTTTCAGCCTCTATTTTACGATAATTATCTTCTTCAAGATCAAGTGATTTCAAATAAGTGAAATTTTCAACATCGTCTTTCACATTAAATGTAATGTCATCAAGAGCAATATTGTCAGAACAAATAATTTTTGTTTTCCCTGAAACTAGTCAATTTATAATGTGAGGAACATATAAGTTATTTCAAGAAATAAAGTTGATATTACTTAACACATTATCAGTGATAATGTTAGTTAATTTTTCAATTGAACTTCTTAAATCTCTTTTTACTTTATATCAAAAATTATCCTCACTAATATATTGCAGATCAATTGTTTTAAACAAAAATCGCATTTTCTTTAGTTTAGGATCATAATATCCTAAACTAAAGGCAAAAGGTAAAAATAATTTACTAAAACTATATTTCAATATTTTTAAATGTTTATTGTAAATAACATCAAAATGTATGAAAATGTTATGTTCAATTTTAACCTCTTGAGAACTAACGTCATAAACATCCTTCATACTTAAATTTTATTATTTTTTATTGCTTGAAGTTAGATTTTGCATAAAAAATGAAAAAAATACCACAAAGTGGTATTTTAATTATATTTTTTTATTTTTAAAACTTTAATTCAGGTTCAAGTTATACCTATAGCTAAGATTGAACCTAAAATAAATATCAATAAATTTAAACCAACTATAGCAAATAAAGAGTTACCTTTATAAAATAAAGGATGCTTAAAGTTTAAAAATGCATAAATTGTAGTTTTGGTACTACTAAAAATATTTATTTCTTTTAATTCTTGCTTTAATTGTGGATTATTTAAATAAATATTAGTAACTTTTTCTCCGATAAAAAATGTACTTAAAGCAAATAAATAATAAATAAAAATAAATATAAATGCTCAATATATAACATATTTAGAAACCACTAAATCTTTCTTAATCAAAACAAAAGCAACAATTGCGATCATTGGATTAATAAAGTGAATAATAGTAGTAAAAACAAATCATCAATAAGATTTTTGATTAGATGAGTTTTTAATGTCTTTTAAAATTGAAGGAAAAACTAATCCTCAAAAGACTAAAAAAGTAATTGTTATATATGTAATTGAAATAGTTAAAATGTTTGATATTGCTTTTTTATTTTTGCAAAAAGCAAAAATGATTAATAAAATTCCTGCAGCAAAATTTGAAATATATGTAAAAGTCAATGCTCTTTGTCAAAAGCTTGAAGCTACTTCTGGAAAAATTCTATTTTGAGTTAGATATTTTAATTGTTCGACTGATAATTTTGATCAACTATTAAATAATTCATTACTAATTAAATTTCAAGTACCTAAAAAAGTAATAGATAATAAAACAATTATTAAAATCCCAGAAATAAAACTTACTTTAGAACTATTTTTCTTTTGAAATAAAAAGCTAATATGACTTTGTTTAATTTTTTGCATTAATTATTTTCCTAATGTTAATAATTTAATAAAGCTATCTGCTTTTAATGAAGCTCCACCAACTAAGAAACCATTAATATCTTTTTGTTGTGATAATTCTTCAATGTTTGCAGGAGATACACTTCCTCCGTATTGTACAACTAATTCATCACTTGTAATTGAGTGAATGAATTCACAAACTTCTTGTGCTGTTTGAGGGGTTGCAACTTTACCTGTACCAATTGCTCAAATTGGTTCATAAGCAACAATAATTTTGCTTAAATCTAAGTCATTAACTGAGTGTTTAATTTGGTACTCTACAACTTCTTTTGTTTTGTTTGCTTCGTATTCTTCTAATGTTTCACCAACACAAATAACTGGTACTAAACCATTTTCGATAGCTAATTTAGCTTTTTCATAAACTAAAGCATCAGTTTCTCCGTAGTAACTTCTTCTTTCAGAGTGACCTAAAATTACATATTTAACATTTAAGTCTTTTAACATTGAAACACTAACTTCTCCAGTATAAGCTCCTGAAAGATGATTTGACATATTTTCAGCAGCTACAGCTAATCCATTAAGTTCAACATCTTTAAAAGCTGCTAAATTAGTAAATGGAGCAGCAATACCGTATTCGATATCTGATGCAATTTTTGATTTTTCTGATTGATATAATGTGTTAAATTCTTCTAAGAATTGTTTTGTTTCTGAAAAAGTTTTGTTCATTTTTCAGT
Coding sequences:
- the tpiA gene encoding triose-phosphate isomerase, whose product is MKTVIIGNWKMNKTFSETKQFLEEFNTLYQSEKSKIASDIEYGIAAPFTNLAAFKDVELNGLAVAAENMSNHLSGAYTGEVSVSMLKDLNVKYVILGHSERRSYYGETDALVYEKAKLAIENGLVPVICVGETLEEYEANKTKEVVEYQIKHSVNDLDLSKIIVAYEPIWAIGTGKVATPQTAQEVCEFIHSITSDELVVQYGGSVSPANIEELSQQKDINGFLVGGASLKADSFIKLLTLGK
- a CDS encoding MAGa3780 family membrane protein, yielding MQKIKQSHISFLFQKKNSSKVSFISGILIIVLLSITFLGTWNLISNELFNSWSKLSVEQLKYLTQNRIFPEVASSFWQRALTFTYISNFAAGILLIIFAFCKNKKAISNILTISITYITITFLVFWGLVFPSILKDIKNSSNQKSYWWFVFTTIIHFINPMIAIVAFVLIKKDLVVSKYVIYWAFIFIFIYYLFALSTFFIGEKVTNIYLNNPQLKQELKEINIFSSTKTTIYAFLNFKHPLFYKGNSLFAIVGLNLLIFILGSILAIGITWTWIKVLKIKKYN
- the rpsB gene encoding 30S ribosomal protein S2, with product MTDTKKVEQKQPIISKSKLLEAGAYFGHKTHAWNPKMKDYIVPNRRNKGSHIIDITKTQKYLEFAYSLVNQLASKNAQFIFVGTKKQARDAVKAAAERTKSLYVTERWLGGTLTNNETIMSRVKKMEELEAKAANGFKGYTKKEALNFQKELDKLHKNLDGIRNMKRLPQIMIVADPNEDEIAVKEARRKKIKVIGILDTNSNPDLLDLGIPANDDSAKSITLIMTVLADAIVKAQGGQQLFAYQDDEKVVLPDFSKKSENQQ
- a CDS encoding phospholipase D-like domain-containing protein, which produces MNKKVFSLKKFILLTVQIIILIVSLVSMILLISNFSYEYIWALLIIYYVLNMIFLFIIYVQKRNKIAKFSWIYFIILFPIIGNVVFVAFGLVFINKYELKLDNDPKYNIQTYIDQGLIPNLTSNDSQLQQYESLNNNKALPCLIKFYDQGYHLYDEVFKHIKNAKKSIFIVTYIIKKSEISKEFIHLIKQKKEEGIDIKWLVDDFGATFSQKRELNKLKKLGVEVYRIGKIYYPFINATSFTRNHQKYIIIDSKLVFSGGNNISDEYASLSKKYGHWIDLNYMITGPYVNYYNLAFIKFWKVITKKNIDIEPNLYFNYNYDLSLMDNQAILSIDSPSYNYSTAEYNWIQMLMNAKKEIIICSPYFSLSSALSKAMILALKKGIKVKLYFPGLPDKKFVYKISLYQIKQLMQFGLEVYIYNENFMHSKCGIIDDEIAWAGTSNWDSRSMFSQYETIDIFKGQAVSDLKTIINSYNKHCYLLKNSPLYTKNGTWVSRMIYHLSLPLI
- a CDS encoding RpiB/LacA/LacB family sugar-phosphate isomerase — protein: MKKVIALASDHAGYQLKNELQEYVRSLGYDTVDLGPSTDKESISYATQGNDLANYITTRHPDFGIGVCGTGLGISYALNRHKGIRAARVVSVEDAHLAKQHNNANVLVFGGRQISFDEAKKIIDEYIKTDFEGGRHIQRIEELDK
- the tsf gene encoding translation elongation factor Ts yields the protein MADNKMEKIKELRQRTNSALVDCKKALEATEYEIEAAIKWLKENGIVKAAKKAGRIAAEGAVTAYGNEKEAVLIEINSETDFVAKNDKFIKLMDEIAQVIFNGKVSTVEEALTLKLSDGETVEQALVNATAVIGEKISLRRIQVVKANEGEVLGIYVHANGRVTAVVTVKGNNADAARNVAMHVSAMNPEYTLVSEIPSERLTEIQQNFEKPANFDQKPEKIQSMIVSGWLDKQLSEFVLEKQPFVMEDSLSVAKYLANNNSELVASVRYEVGEGIEKVQSDFASEVAGMVK